Sequence from the Dissulfurirhabdus thermomarina genome:
GAAGCGCCGGCCGATCTCCTCCAGGGTGTATTCCCCGTCCTCGCCGATGCCGAAGCGGAGCCGGATGATCTTTTCTTCCCTCGGGCTGAGGGTGGAAAGGATGGCCCGGATACGCTCGGTGAGCTCCTTCTCCTTCACCGACTCGTAGGGCGAGACCGCGTCGTGATTCTCGATGAAGTCCCCGAGGGTGCTGTCCTCGTCCCCCACCGGCGTCTCCAGGCTCACCGGCTCCCGGGAGGCCTCGAGGATGGAGAGGATCTTCTCCATGGGGAGACCCGTTTGCTCGGAGATCTCCCCCGGGGTGGGCTCCCGGCCAAGTTCCTTGAGCAAGGCGTAGAAGGCCTTGAAGAACTGGCTCCGAAGCTCCAGGAAGTGCACCGGCAGCCGGATGGTCCGGGTCTTGTCGAGGATGGCCCGGGTGATGGCCTGCCGGATCCACCAGCTGGCGTAGGTGGAGAACTTGTTCCCCTTGGTGTAGTCGAAGCGGAACACCGCCCGCATGAGGCCGAGGTTCCCTTCCTGGATGAGGTCGGCCAGGGAGAGGCCCTGGTGCATGTAACGCTTGGCGATGCTCACCACCAACCGGAGGTTGGCGTTGATCATCTCGTCCTTGGCCTTCTCGATGTGCCGGCGCGCCTCGAGGACGTAGGCCAAGAGCTCCGAGACCCGGGCGTCATCGGGGTAGCGGGCGGCGAGATCCTTGACCGAGGCCACGAGGTGGTTGAGCTGCTGCTTCTTGGGCTTGAGGCTGGGGTCCCGGCGCCGCCAGGTGCGGATCTGTTCCCGGAGCTCCTCGAGTTCCGCGTGCTCGGCGGGGTGCTCCATGATGGCCGCCACGATCCCGTTGAAGCCTTCCCGGATGGTCCGGCTCAGGGTCTCCTCCCGCTCCGGGGTCAACAGCTCGTAGCGCCCCATCTCCCGGAGGTAGGTGGTGGTGATCTCCTCGGAGTCGGTGTAGCCCGGCGACTCGACCTTGGCCGCCGCCTTGACCGCCTTGCCGCCCTTGGGAGCGGGGCGTTCTTCCCCGTCGTCGCGGTGGCCGCGGGCCAGGCTCTCGATGAGGGCCGCGTCCCCCTCCTCGGCCACCACCTCGATGTTGTTCTTGCACAGGAGGTCGAAGATCTCCTCGATCTTCTCCGGTTCCTTGACGTCGTCGGGGATGATGTCGTTCAGGACGTCATAGGTGAGGGCCCCCTGCCGACCGGCCTCGATGAGCTGGTCCATGTAGCCGTTCTCTTCCAGGCTCTCCTTTTTGCCGCCGCCGTGTTCTTTCATATCGGTATCCGTCTCGGGCGGGCCCGCCGGCCCGCAGAATTTGCGAGAAAATTCGAACCACGGATTTTATCCCTTTCCTTCATGCACCGCAAGACTACATTAGGGACAATGGGCACGAAAGTAAAGGACCCGGGTCCCCGTCACCGGGGTATCTCCCCTCATCGGTCCAAGCGGGAACAGAGTTGAAGAACGCGGCATCGAAGACGCCTCCTCGGGCCGTCGGCGTCCGCGACCGGTTCCGGTCACCCGCCCCGGTCCTCGCCCTGGCCCCCATGGCCGAGTTCACCCATGCGGCCTTCCGCCAGTTGGTGGCGGAACTGGGTGGGTGCGACCTCTTCTGGACGGAGATGCTCAACAGCCGGATCGTGGCGGGCACCAACCCCGAGCGGGACCCCTTCCTCGACCGGGGGGACCGCGACCGCCCGCTGGTGGCCCAGCTGGTGGGGGGAGACCCGGACACCATGGCCCGGGCCGCCCGGCGGCTGGAGGCCATGGGCTTCGACGCCGTGGACATCAACATGGGGTGCGCCCGCCGCGCCATCACCCGGCACGGCTGGGGGATCGCCCTCATGTCCGACGCGCCCCGGGCCCGGGCGGTGGTCCGCGCGGTCCGGCGGGCCGTCCGCCTGCCGCTCCTGGCCAAGCTCCGGGCCTTGCCGGGCCACGACGCCCGCCGGCTCGAGGCCTTCGCCCGCTCCCTGGTGGAGGAAGGCCTCGATGCCCTGGTCCTCCACCCGCGGGCGGCGGCCGACGGCTTCAAGCGGCCCGCCCGGTGGGCGGAGATCGGGGCGCTGGCCGCGGCGCTCCCGGTGCCGGTCATCGGCAACGGGGACGTCACGGACCCGGAGGCCTGCCGCCGCCTCCTCCGGGAGACCGGCTGCGCCGGGGTCATGATCGGCCGCGCCGCCCTGGTGCGGCCCTGGATCTTCCGGGAGATCGCCGCGGGGCGGCCCTGGGCGGGCGACCTCGTGGAGGTGGCCCGGCACATGGGGCGCCTCGTCGAAGACCGCCTGCCCCCGGACCTCCGGCGCCGCCGGTTCCTGGCCTGGTGCGCCTGGTACCTCCGGAACTGGGCCCACGGGCACCACCTCTTGGGGCTCGTCCGGCGGGAACCGGACATCGACGCCATGCTGGCCGCCCTGGAAAGGGCGACGGACGGCCAGCAGTTGCTCCAGCGGCCGTTTTACGGCAGATTGTGACGAGGATGCAGACCTTCCTCTCCTCGGTGGTGACATGATCAAGAAGGACCTCTACGACGTCCTCGGCGTCTCCAAGGACGCCTCGGCCGACGACATCAAGAAGGCCTTCCGGCGCCTGGCCCGCAAGTACCACCCGGACGTGAACCCCGGAGACCCGGAGGCCGAGCGGCGCTTCAAGGAGATCAACGAGGCCTACGAGATCCTGAAGGACCCGGAGCGCCGGGCGGAGTACGACCGCCTTCGGGAGGCGGCGGGCACGGGCTTCCGAACCGACACCGGGGAACGCGCCTACGACTTCTCCGACCTCGGGGCGCGGTTCGGCGCCGAGTACGGCGACCTCTTCGACCACCTCTTCGGTTTCGGCCGCGGCTTCGATACCGGCCCCCTCCGGGGGGAGGACCAGCTGGTCCGGCTGGAGGTGGACTTCCGGGACGCGGCCCTCGGGCGGACCGTGGAGGTGGAGATCCCCCGAGAGGTCCCCTGCCGGCGGTGCCTCGGCCAGGGAATCGACCCGGCGGACGCGGGGGACCGGTGTCCCGAGTGCCGCGGTGAGGGCCGCATCCAGTCACGGCGGGGCGGCGTCCAGATGATCCGGACCTGCCCCCGGTGCGGCGGCAGCGGCCGCCTCCGGCTCCGGCCCTGCCCCGAGTGCCGGGGCGCCGGCGCCACCCGGACGGTGGAACGGCTCCGCGTCCGGATCCCCCCGGGGGCCGACGACGGGACGCGGATCCGGCTCAAGGGAAAGGGCGGCCCCGGGCCCGGGGGCGGTCCCCCGGGGGATCTCTACGTGGAGCTCTCGGTCCGGCCGGACCCCGTCTTCCGTCGCCGGGGCAACGACATCTACATCCCCGCCAAGGTCCCCCTCCCCACAGCCGTCCTGGGCGGAACGGTGGTGGTCCCCACCCTGGACGGCCGGGTGGAGGTACGGATTCCCCCGGGCACCCAGTGCGGCCAGAAGCTCCGGCTCAAGGGGAAGGGCATCGCCGGCGCCCGGGGCGCCCGGGGCGACGCCTACGTGGAGGTCACCGTGGAGATCCCGAAACGCGTGGACGCCGAGGCCCGGAAGGTCTTCGAGCGGATGCGCCGGGGCGCCGAATGACGCGGTCCTCCCGGCGGCTTGCATTGCCGCGGGCCTTTGTTATCTTTTGAATCGCCTGCCGGAAGGCGGGTCATCATCCTCCGACGCCACGACGTCCGGCCGGGCGCCCGCCGGCGGCCCGGCTTCCTCCCCGAAGGGTGCCGGGTCGCAGGGCCCTCGGCAGGGCGGCCTCGTGCCACGGGAGCAACCCCATGAACCGAACGCCCATCACGCGGGAAGGCTACGAGAAACTCAAGGCCGAGCTGGAACACCTCGAAAAGGTCGAACGCTACAAGGTCATCAAGGCCATCGAGGAGGCCCGCGCCCACGGGGACCTCTCCGAGAACGCGGAGTACCACGCGGCCAAGGAACGCCAGGGCCACATAGAAGCGCGCATCCAGTACCTCAAGGGCAAGCTGGCCGCCGCGGAGATCATCGACTGTTCCACCCAGTCGTGCGACCGGGTGGTCTTCGGGGTCAAGGTCCGGCTCGAGAACCTGGACTCCGGGGAGGAACTCGTCTACCAGCTGGTGGGTCCGGACGAGTCGGACGTCCAGGCCGGCCGGATGTCCGTCACATCCCCGGTGGGCCGAGCCCTCATCGGAAAGGAAGAGGGCGACGAGGTCGAGGTGCGGACCCCGGCGGGCATCCGCAACTACGCCATCCTCGAGATCTTCACCTGAGGGGCCGCCGCAAGATACGCCACAAATAATGATGATGGCGTCGCGAAAAGCCGCCCAATGCGCCGCCGGGTGACCCCCGCGACGCCGTCACCCCATGGGCACGCACAGCACCGGGCAGGGCAGCAGCCGCACCACCCGCTCCACGGTGCTGCCGAAGAAGATCTCCTCGATCTGGCCGTGCCCCCGGCTCCCGTAACCGCCCATCACCACCAGGTCGACCTGGAGTTCACGGGCCTTCACGGCGATCTCCTGGAACGGGAGACCGAAGGCCACCAGGGACTCCCGGACGCGGTCGCCGCCGCCCCACCGGGCCACGAATTCCTTGAAGGCCTTCCGGGCCCGTCCGGCCATCCGGTCTTTCACCTTCTCCACGGGTTCGCCCGTGTAGCCGGCGATGTCCTCGGCCAGCCGCCGGTCCACCACGTGCAGCAGCACCAGGTCGCCCTCCCACCTGGCCGCCTCCCCGGCGGCATAGCGAAGGGCCGACCCGGCGCACTCGGAAAAGTCCACTGGAACCAGGATCAAGGTCTGCCCCGACAAGCTCACGCGCCCTCCTCCCCCGGCCCCCGGAGACCGGTATCCGCGCCTTTCGCGCCAGCATAGACCCTGCCTTCCCATCCAGCCACCGCCACCGTATGTTCCCACGAGAACCCCGCGCGGCGCAAGGCCGATTCCACGGCCCTGGCGCCGGGGGCCGTGAAACCCGCGGCCACCAGCCGCCCGCCCGGGCGCAGGCACCGGCGGATGTGCGGCGCCAGCCGGACGAGGACCGAGGGGACGAGGTTCGCCGTCGCCAGGTCGAAGGCGGCGGCGGGCAGGCGTTCCAGGGACACGTCCCGGACCTCGGCCCGGGCGGACGCGCCGTTCAACCGGAGGTTCTCCGCGGCCAGGGCCACGGCCTCCGGGTCCGTGTCGACGGCCGTCACCGCCGCGGCCCCCATCCGTACCGCCAGGACGGCGAGGATCCCCGTCCCGGCCCCGACGTCCAACACCTCGCGGCCCTCGACCCGGCCCCGGTCCGCGAGCCACTCCAGGGCGGCGGCGGCGGCCCGTGTGCTGGGATGGCGCCCGGACCCGAAGGCCCAGCCCGTCCGGAGCCGGATCGCCCCGGGGGGCGGGGGACGGTGGTCCATCACCGGCCAAACCCGGAAACGCCCCAGCCGGAGGCACCCGCCGTCCTCCTCCGCCGTCTCCGCCTCGCCCTCCAGGGGCCGCACGCGCCAGTCGAGGCCCCCGGGCGCCGCCCCCGCCGCCAGGACGGCCGCATCCACGCGGCGGGCGAGGGCCGCCAGCGCCGCGTCCCAGCCCGAGGCCTCGACCTCGGTGAAGAGCGCGATCCGGCGGGCGCGGGGCGGTGCATCGGGTTCCAGGGGCCGCCAGCCCGGGGGCAGGGCCGCCACCACCACCCGGGGGTCCACGCCGTCCGGCAACCGGAGGTCCACCCGGAGGCCCCGGGGCGCCGGGGCGCCGCAGAACTCGAAGGACACGGCTAGAGACGACGGGAGAAACGATGGATACGGGCCCGGAGGCGCACCACGGCGGGATGGACCTCGTCGAACTGCTCCAGGGCCACCGCGTGGCGGAGATCCGCCACCGCCAGGCGGAGCTCGGCGTATTCCTTGGCCAAGGGGCCCCGGGCCGGAACACGGGCCGCGAGACCCTCGAGGCGTTCGGCCAGGGCCCGGATCTCCTCCAGCGCCCGGTCCCGGAGCGTCTTCCGGGCGGCGGCGGCGGCCTCCTGGGCCGCCTTCGCCTTCGCCCCCGCCGTCCGGGCCAGATAAGCGGCCTTCCGGTAGGCCTTCTTCCAGGCGTAGTCCTTGGCGAGGGCGAGGAGGTCCTCGGCCTCGGCGAGCCCGTCGGCGGCGTAACGGCGGGCACCGCCTTCACGGGCGGCCTCCACGGCGGCCTCGGCCTCGCGGCGGGCGCGCCGCCAGTCTTCCATGGCCTGGACACCGGGGGACATCTCGCGGATCCGCTCCAGCTTCTCCTGGATCTCCTTCTGGAGCTGGCGGCCGGAGGCGAGGGTGAAACCCGAAAGCGGCAGGACGAGGCACAGGAGGAGGGCCGCCGGGGCCAGTCCGCACCGGGTGCACCGGGGGAGGGAGGCCACGGCGCCCCCTACTCCGCCGCCAGGTTGGCGAGGATGTGCCCCTCGATCCATTTCCGGTCCCACCATTCCACCGGATCCACGAAGACCCCGTGGACCAGCATGGCGAAGTGGAGGTGATCCCCGCCGGCGAGGCCCGTCATACCGGTCCGGCCGATGACCTGGCCCTTTCGGACCTCCTGGCCCGGGGTGACGGCGATGGAGGACAGGTGCCCGTAGAGGCTGAAGAGGCCGAAGCCGTGGTCCAGGAGCACGGTGTTGCCGTAGATGCCGAGTTCCCCGGCGAAGGCCACCCGCCCGGCGTTGGCGGCCGGAACCGGGGAATGGGCGGTGGCGGCGAGATCCACGCCGAGGTGCACCGCCCGGTCCACCTCGCGCCCGCGGTAGAGGTAGGTGCGCCGCTCGGCGAAACCCGCCCGGCGCGAAGAGCGCGGCAGGCGCAGGAAGGCCCCGCTCCAGAGGAGTTCCGGCCGGCTCCCGGCGCACAACTCCCGGAGGCGGCGGGCGTTCTCGCGCCGGAGTTCCCCGTTGACGCGGAGGAAGACGGCCAAGAGGTCCGTCTCCGGCTCGTCGGGGCGGGCGAAGCCGGGCATCTTCCGGCGGAGGAAGTCGTCGGTGATCCGGATCCGGTCGGACCGGGGCGTCCGCCGCAGCACGAGGAAGGGAACCCCGGCCCGGCCCACGTTGCCCGCCGCGTCCCGGGCCTCCACGTAGACCCGATCCACCTGCTGGACGTCGAAGGGAATTGCCACCAGGGCGGCATAGTCCCCGGCCCGGCCTCCCGGCTTGGGATAGCCCGGGAAGAAGCGGTCTCCCACCACCACGCCGGAGTCGGCCGGCCGCTCCGAGAGCCGGTAGGCCACGAGGCCGGCCCCGCCCACGGCCACGTTGTGCATGCGGCTGAGCACCTGTACCCTGGGCGGGGTGATGTCCACCCGGACCGGCCGCTCCAGTCGGGCCCAGTTCCCCGCCAGCACGTTCCGGGCCGAGGCGTCCCAGGCCTCCACCCGAAGCCGGGCGGGCCCCTCCGCAAGACCCAGGGCGTGGGGGTGGAAGGAAAAGGTCCACTCCCGCTCGGGGACCCCCGTCCCCCGCCACCACGCGGCGGGGGGCAGGGTCCCGGCCCCCACCCGGTACACCCGCTGGTCCTGGACCAGGGCCACGGTGACCCGCCGGACCCCGCTCCGGTCGTCGCGGACCCGGACACGGACGGTGGCGTCGCGCCCGATCACCTCGGGGGGCGCCACCACCTCGATGGCGGGCGGCGTCCCTTCCAGCCGGAAGAAGGCGAAGAGCCCGGCCAGGACCAGGACCGCCACGACGACGAAGGAGAGGAGGCAGACGAGGATGCGCTTCATGAACGGGCTCCCAGTGGCAGGGCCGGCGGGCGGCCCGGGGACGCGAGGCGCCCCCTTGCCGCGCGCACGGCGAGGTCAGGACGGCGCCGCGGCAATGCGCTCGGCGTAGTGTGCTCCATTCCTCGACCCGCTGCAACCGCCGCCGTCAAGGCAGGACCTCCGGGCGGCGGTTCACCCGGTTCATGGCGGCCTCGACCCCCGCCTGGAGGAACTCCCGGACCCCCTCCAGGGCCCGCTGGACCACCTCGCCGAGGTGGTCTTCCTCCTCGGGGGTGAAGGCCTGGAGGACGTAGGCCTCGGCGGAAAGCCCCGCGGGCGGGCGGCCGATCCCCACCTTGAGCCGGGGGAAATCCCGGGTGCCGAGGACCGCCGCCACGGACCGGACCCCGTTGTGCCCGCCGGCGCCGCCGCCCCGCACCAGCTTCAAGCGGCCGAAGGGGACGTCGAGGTCGTCGTGTACCACCAACATGTCGGCGGGATCCACGCGAAAGAACCGCAGCAGCGGGGCCACCGCCTCGCCGCTGCGGTTCATGTAGGTCATGGGCTTGAGGAGGATCACCGGCCGCCCCAGGTACCGCCCCTGGGCCACCAGGGCCTGGACGCCCCGGCGGGCGTCGCCGAAGTCGAGGCCGGCCGCGGCCGCCACGGCGTCGAGGACGCGGAACCCCACGTTGTGGCGGGTCCGCTCGTAGCGGCGGCCGGGGTTGCCGAGCCCCACGAGGAGGGACCGGGCCAAGGCCGGGGCCTATTCTTCCTCGGCCTCCGGCGCCTCGGCCGGCGCCTCTTCCAGGATCTCCTCGGCCTCCTCGCCCTCCTCGGCCGGTTCCTCCATGCCGCCGCCGGCCCCGCTCACGGTCACCACCGCCAGGTGCGGGGCGTCCAGGAGCCGAATGCCGGCCGGGGGCTCGATGTCCGAGACGTGCAGGGCGTCGCCGACGTCCAGGGCGCTGACCTCCACCTCGAGGGCGTCGGGGATGTCGGTGGGCAGGCAGGAGATGCGGAGCGTCCGCCGGATGACCTGGAGGACGCCCTTGCCGATCTCGACCCCGCGGGCCTTCCCCACGGTCCGCACCGGGACCTCGGTCTCCACCGGCTCGTCCATGTAGACCTCGTAGAAGTCCACGTGGCGGATCTGGTCACTGACGGGGTGCAGCTGGAGGTCCTTGACCAGGGCCAGGCGCGGGCCCTGGTCCCCCAGCTCGAGGTTGCAGAGCAACCGGCTGCGTGGGATCCGGTTCAAGACCTTCCAGAAACCGTGGAAATCCACGGCCAGGGGGACGGGCTCGGTCTTGCGCCCGTAGAGGATCCCCGGGAGCATCCCCTGGCGGCGCAGCTTCCGGGCCGCGCCCTTTCCCGTCTCCGTGCGCACGGTGGCAGCGATTGAAACCTGTTCCATGTCTTTCTGGCTCCTTTTCCGCGGCCCGCCCCTAGACGAAGAGGGAGCTGACCGAGTCGTCGTTGTGGATCCGCCGGATGGCCTCGCCGAGGAGGTTCGAGACGGAGAGCACCCGGATCTTGTCGAGTCGCCGGGCCTCTTCCCGGAGCGGAATGGTGTTGGTGACCACCAGCGTCTCCAGGACGGAGTCGCGGACCCGCTCCACGGCCGGCCCGGAGAGCACCGGGTGGGTGGCGCAGGCATGGACCTCGCGGGCGCCGCGGTCCTTCAGGGCCGCCGCCGCCTGGCAGAGGGTCCCGGCGGTATCGACCATGTCGTCGAGGATCATGACGGTCTTGCCCTCCACGTCGCCGATGATGTTCATGACCTGCGACTCGTTGGGCCGGTCGCGTCGCTTGTCGATGATGGCGAGCCCCGCCCCGAGGCGCTTGGCGAAGGCCCGGGTCCGCTCCACGCCGCCCGCGTCCGGGGAGACCATGACGAGGTCGCCCGGCAGGTGGGTCTTGATGTACTCGAGGAGCACCGGCGCCGCGTAGAGGTGGTCCACCGGGATGCTGAAAAAGCCCTGTATCTGGCCGGCATGGAGGTCCATGGCCAGCACCCGCCGGGCCCCCGCGGTGGTGATGATGTCGGCCATGAGCTTGGCCGAGATGGGCACCCGGGGGGCGGCCTTTCGGTCCTGCCGGGCGTAGCCGTAGTAGGGCATGACGGCGGTGATGCGGCGGGCGGAGGCGCGGCGGAGGGCGTCCACCATGATGAGGAGTTCCATCACGTGGTCGTTGACCGGCGGCCCCGTGGGCTGCACCACGTAGACGTCGGCGCCGCGCACGTTCTCGCCGATCTCCACGAAGACCTCCCCGTCACTGAAGGTCCGGACGGAGGCGCGGCCGAGGGGGATGCTGAGGTAGTCGCAGATGTCCTGGGCCATGTCCGGGTTGGCGTTCCCGGTGAAGACCTTGAGCTGGTTCAGTGCCATGAAGTGCCGTCCTGGTCCGAGCGATCAAAAAAATGGCTGGGGTGGGAGGATTCGAACCTCCGAATGCGGGTTCCAAAGACCCGTGTCTTACCGCTTGACGACACCCCAACCGGCGGTTCAGCACCCCCGGACGACACGGACCCGAACGCCCGCCTCGCCCGCCAAGCGGCCGGCCGCCGCCCGGGCCCGGGCCTCTTCCCGGAAGGCACCGAAGACGGTGGAGCCGCTGCCGGACATGAGGGCGGCGCGGGCACCCTCGGCCAGCAGGATGTCTTTCAGGCGGCCGACTTGGGGATGGGCGGAGAGCACCACCTGCTCGAGGTCGTTCTTCCACGCCATGGTCCGCAGGGCCTGACCGGGGTCAAAAATAGTGTCCGGGCCCCGGGTTGTCAACACGAAGTTCTCGTAAACCCAACGGGTACTTATCCCGAAGGGAGGCATGGCCAGGACGTACCAGAACGCCGGAGGCTCCACGGGCTCGAGCTCGGTGCCCACGCCCCGGCCGACGGCGGCGGGGACATCCAGCAGGAAAAAGGGGACGTCGGCGCCGAGGGCGGCCCCCATGGCCATG
This genomic interval carries:
- a CDS encoding sigma-70 family RNA polymerase sigma factor → MKEHGGGKKESLEENGYMDQLIEAGRQGALTYDVLNDIIPDDVKEPEKIEEIFDLLCKNNIEVVAEEGDAALIESLARGHRDDGEERPAPKGGKAVKAAAKVESPGYTDSEEITTTYLREMGRYELLTPEREETLSRTIREGFNGIVAAIMEHPAEHAELEELREQIRTWRRRDPSLKPKKQQLNHLVASVKDLAARYPDDARVSELLAYVLEARRHIEKAKDEMINANLRLVVSIAKRYMHQGLSLADLIQEGNLGLMRAVFRFDYTKGNKFSTYASWWIRQAITRAILDKTRTIRLPVHFLELRSQFFKAFYALLKELGREPTPGEISEQTGLPMEKILSILEASREPVSLETPVGDEDSTLGDFIENHDAVSPYESVKEKELTERIRAILSTLSPREEKIIRLRFGIGEDGEYTLEEIGRRFNVSRERIRQIEKKALNRLRHSTRRDRLKYFLD
- a CDS encoding tRNA dihydrouridine synthase, whose product is MKNAASKTPPRAVGVRDRFRSPAPVLALAPMAEFTHAAFRQLVAELGGCDLFWTEMLNSRIVAGTNPERDPFLDRGDRDRPLVAQLVGGDPDTMARAARRLEAMGFDAVDINMGCARRAITRHGWGIALMSDAPRARAVVRAVRRAVRLPLLAKLRALPGHDARRLEAFARSLVEEGLDALVLHPRAAADGFKRPARWAEIGALAAALPVPVIGNGDVTDPEACRRLLRETGCAGVMIGRAALVRPWIFREIAAGRPWAGDLVEVARHMGRLVEDRLPPDLRRRRFLAWCAWYLRNWAHGHHLLGLVRREPDIDAMLAALERATDGQQLLQRPFYGRL
- the dnaJ gene encoding molecular chaperone DnaJ: MIKKDLYDVLGVSKDASADDIKKAFRRLARKYHPDVNPGDPEAERRFKEINEAYEILKDPERRAEYDRLREAAGTGFRTDTGERAYDFSDLGARFGAEYGDLFDHLFGFGRGFDTGPLRGEDQLVRLEVDFRDAALGRTVEVEIPREVPCRRCLGQGIDPADAGDRCPECRGEGRIQSRRGGVQMIRTCPRCGGSGRLRLRPCPECRGAGATRTVERLRVRIPPGADDGTRIRLKGKGGPGPGGGPPGDLYVELSVRPDPVFRRRGNDIYIPAKVPLPTAVLGGTVVVPTLDGRVEVRIPPGTQCGQKLRLKGKGIAGARGARGDAYVEVTVEIPKRVDAEARKVFERMRRGAE
- the greA gene encoding transcription elongation factor GreA, which encodes MNRTPITREGYEKLKAELEHLEKVERYKVIKAIEEARAHGDLSENAEYHAAKERQGHIEARIQYLKGKLAAAEIIDCSTQSCDRVVFGVKVRLENLDSGEELVYQLVGPDESDVQAGRMSVTSPVGRALIGKEEGDEVEVRTPAGIRNYAILEIFT
- a CDS encoding universal stress protein is translated as MSLSGQTLILVPVDFSECAGSALRYAAGEAARWEGDLVLLHVVDRRLAEDIAGYTGEPVEKVKDRMAGRARKAFKEFVARWGGGDRVRESLVAFGLPFQEIAVKARELQVDLVVMGGYGSRGHGQIEEIFFGSTVERVVRLLPCPVLCVPMG
- a CDS encoding 50S ribosomal protein L11 methyltransferase encodes the protein MSFEFCGAPAPRGLRVDLRLPDGVDPRVVVAALPPGWRPLEPDAPPRARRIALFTEVEASGWDAALAALARRVDAAVLAAGAAPGGLDWRVRPLEGEAETAEEDGGCLRLGRFRVWPVMDHRPPPPGAIRLRTGWAFGSGRHPSTRAAAAALEWLADRGRVEGREVLDVGAGTGILAVLAVRMGAAAVTAVDTDPEAVALAAENLRLNGASARAEVRDVSLERLPAAAFDLATANLVPSVLVRLAPHIRRCLRPGGRLVAAGFTAPGARAVESALRRAGFSWEHTVAVAGWEGRVYAGAKGADTGLRGPGEEGA
- a CDS encoding M23 family metallopeptidase gives rise to the protein MKRILVCLLSFVVVAVLVLAGLFAFFRLEGTPPAIEVVAPPEVIGRDATVRVRVRDDRSGVRRVTVALVQDQRVYRVGAGTLPPAAWWRGTGVPEREWTFSFHPHALGLAEGPARLRVEAWDASARNVLAGNWARLERPVRVDITPPRVQVLSRMHNVAVGGAGLVAYRLSERPADSGVVVGDRFFPGYPKPGGRAGDYAALVAIPFDVQQVDRVYVEARDAAGNVGRAGVPFLVLRRTPRSDRIRITDDFLRRKMPGFARPDEPETDLLAVFLRVNGELRRENARRLRELCAGSRPELLWSGAFLRLPRSSRRAGFAERRTYLYRGREVDRAVHLGVDLAATAHSPVPAANAGRVAFAGELGIYGNTVLLDHGFGLFSLYGHLSSIAVTPGQEVRKGQVIGRTGMTGLAGGDHLHFAMLVHGVFVDPVEWWDRKWIEGHILANLAAE
- the pth gene encoding aminoacyl-tRNA hydrolase; this encodes MARSLLVGLGNPGRRYERTRHNVGFRVLDAVAAAAGLDFGDARRGVQALVAQGRYLGRPVILLKPMTYMNRSGEAVAPLLRFFRVDPADMLVVHDDLDVPFGRLKLVRGGGAGGHNGVRSVAAVLGTRDFPRLKVGIGRPPAGLSAEAYVLQAFTPEEEDHLGEVVQRALEGVREFLQAGVEAAMNRVNRRPEVLP
- a CDS encoding 50S ribosomal protein L25: MEQVSIAATVRTETGKGAARKLRRQGMLPGILYGRKTEPVPLAVDFHGFWKVLNRIPRSRLLCNLELGDQGPRLALVKDLQLHPVSDQIRHVDFYEVYMDEPVETEVPVRTVGKARGVEIGKGVLQVIRRTLRISCLPTDIPDALEVEVSALDVGDALHVSDIEPPAGIRLLDAPHLAVVTVSGAGGGMEEPAEEGEEAEEILEEAPAEAPEAEEE
- a CDS encoding ribose-phosphate pyrophosphokinase, which translates into the protein MALNQLKVFTGNANPDMAQDICDYLSIPLGRASVRTFSDGEVFVEIGENVRGADVYVVQPTGPPVNDHVMELLIMVDALRRASARRITAVMPYYGYARQDRKAAPRVPISAKLMADIITTAGARRVLAMDLHAGQIQGFFSIPVDHLYAAPVLLEYIKTHLPGDLVMVSPDAGGVERTRAFAKRLGAGLAIIDKRRDRPNESQVMNIIGDVEGKTVMILDDMVDTAGTLCQAAAALKDRGAREVHACATHPVLSGPAVERVRDSVLETLVVTNTIPLREEARRLDKIRVLSVSNLLGEAIRRIHNDDSVSSLFV
- the ispE gene encoding 4-(cytidine 5'-diphospho)-2-C-methyl-D-erythritol kinase; the protein is MTRGASLSLEAPAKINLLLHVEGRRADGYHLIATVFQRVSLRDRLHLEVTPGRGGVRLSCPGSALPEDARNLAHRAAEAFLRRTGLGLDVRVELFKEIPPGGGLGGGSSDAAAVLRGLNALAGEPVPAAELMAMGAALGADVPFFLLDVPAAVGRGVGTELEPVEPPAFWYVLAMPPFGISTRWVYENFVLTTRGPDTIFDPGQALRTMAWKNDLEQVVLSAHPQVGRLKDILLAEGARAALMSGSGSTVFGAFREEARARAAAGRLAGEAGVRVRVVRGC